A part of Tessaracoccus timonensis genomic DNA contains:
- a CDS encoding CRISPR-associated endonuclease Cas4/Cas1, producing MTSEDDSIPISLIANWVFCPRRAWLEAVGEAPPQVAQIAEGTEAHQVTDVPKERAADLRSVNVRHTQLGFHGRIDRLERLESGALRVVEYKATPVKQSPSITDANRIQLTLQVMALESDGELVAGADIYFTSHHRRVPVELSTEDREVAEQAISATRSMLEGQTPPKPLVDDPKCMSCSHASICLPDEHQLQQIRRRIIPPDSASQPLHLTAAGSRARLSKGRLIVDVRGEQLASVPIERVASVTVHGNVDLSGALVRELLWRGIPIVWCTGSGRVVGWASGATPPNGGARFKQFAASADGRIDLAREMVSAKVGNQATILRRFGGNNEIVGELRRLSRSALDAPSLSQLFGAEGKAAAHYFELFPTLLTGSVDGSIAESFPGRVGRGAVDPLNVSLNYCYGLLLGEVTRAVLACGLDPHAGVLHSSKRNKPALALDLMEEFRAPVADAAVLAAFNNGELRSRSFTNVLEGTRLTPEGRKKLIAAHERRMSTEFTHPLFKYRVSWRRAIEVQARLFLGVVDGTQPSYKGVRVR from the coding sequence ATGACTTCAGAGGATGACTCCATCCCAATCAGTCTCATAGCAAACTGGGTCTTTTGCCCTCGCCGAGCTTGGTTAGAGGCCGTGGGGGAGGCGCCTCCTCAAGTGGCGCAGATTGCTGAAGGGACAGAAGCCCACCAGGTCACAGACGTGCCAAAGGAGCGGGCTGCTGACTTGCGCTCAGTGAATGTGCGCCACACACAGCTGGGCTTCCATGGCAGGATCGATCGTCTCGAACGATTGGAATCCGGTGCGCTTCGGGTGGTCGAGTACAAGGCGACCCCAGTCAAGCAATCACCTTCAATCACAGATGCCAACCGCATACAGCTGACTCTTCAGGTGATGGCACTTGAATCGGACGGAGAGCTTGTAGCTGGGGCTGATATTTACTTCACCTCCCATCACCGGAGAGTCCCCGTCGAGTTGTCCACAGAAGACCGAGAGGTAGCCGAACAGGCTATCTCTGCAACTCGATCCATGCTGGAGGGACAGACCCCTCCCAAGCCGCTGGTTGATGATCCCAAATGCATGAGTTGCTCGCACGCCAGCATTTGTCTTCCAGACGAGCACCAACTGCAACAGATCCGGCGTCGCATCATCCCTCCTGACTCAGCTTCTCAGCCGCTTCACCTGACTGCTGCTGGAAGTAGAGCTCGGCTTTCGAAGGGCCGATTGATCGTGGATGTAAGGGGCGAGCAACTAGCTTCCGTGCCAATAGAGCGAGTCGCTTCTGTCACGGTTCATGGCAATGTTGACCTTTCAGGTGCGCTTGTTCGGGAGCTGCTCTGGCGCGGCATCCCGATCGTCTGGTGCACCGGTTCAGGGCGCGTTGTCGGTTGGGCTAGCGGTGCTACTCCCCCCAATGGCGGCGCACGCTTCAAACAGTTCGCAGCCTCAGCTGATGGAAGAATCGATCTCGCGCGTGAGATGGTCAGCGCCAAGGTGGGGAATCAGGCGACAATCTTGCGTCGCTTTGGCGGCAACAATGAGATCGTGGGGGAATTGCGTCGCTTATCTCGTTCAGCGCTGGATGCGCCGTCGTTGTCACAGCTATTTGGGGCGGAAGGCAAGGCCGCGGCTCACTACTTCGAACTGTTCCCAACTTTGCTCACTGGCTCGGTCGATGGATCGATCGCAGAGAGCTTTCCAGGACGAGTGGGCCGAGGCGCAGTAGATCCCCTGAATGTCTCCCTCAACTACTGCTACGGACTCCTCTTGGGGGAAGTGACCCGAGCGGTCCTGGCGTGCGGACTCGACCCTCATGCAGGTGTCCTGCACAGCTCAAAGCGCAACAAGCCCGCGCTGGCGCTGGATCTCATGGAGGAGTTCCGAGCTCCTGTGGCTGACGCAGCGGTACTCGCTGCATTCAACAATGGGGAATTGCGGTCGCGGTCGTTCACCAACGTACTGGAAGGGACGAGACTCACGCCGGAGGGGCGCAAGAAACTAATCGCCGCTCATGAGCGGCGGATGTCTACGGAGTTCACCCACCCGCTCTTCAAGTACCGAGTTTCTTGGCGACGCGCCATCGAAGTGCAGGCAAGGCTCTTTCTAGGCGTTGTCGACGGCACTCAGCCCAGCTATAAGGGAGTTCGCGTACGATGA
- the cas2 gene encoding CRISPR-associated endonuclease Cas2, whose translation MTGRDRVKRTLIAYDIPDDRRRAKVAKILLGFGDRVQYSVFVVDLLPAALIRLRSLLSNAIDGNDDSVLMCDLGFLTTLSDAQFYYLGRTREITEEGPLII comes from the coding sequence ATGACCGGACGAGATCGTGTCAAGCGCACGCTGATTGCTTACGACATCCCAGATGATCGACGGCGGGCTAAGGTCGCCAAGATTCTTCTGGGGTTCGGTGACCGGGTGCAGTATTCGGTGTTTGTTGTTGATCTCCTCCCTGCCGCATTGATTCGGCTACGGAGCCTTCTCAGTAATGCCATTGATGGCAACGACGACAGCGTGCTGATGTGTGATCTAGGCTTTCTGACGACGTTGTCTGATGCGCAGTTTTACTATCTCGGTCGAACGCGTGAAATCACTGAAGAAGGGCCGCTCATCATTTGA